Within Colias croceus chromosome 27, ilColCroc2.1, the genomic segment GTTGTATTTGGCGAGCGTCAGATGCCGTGTGGGCCTCGATGCTTAAATTTGGACACGGGTTGGGCCTCGATGGCGGCGCGGGTGACCCGCTGTGTGTGGAAGGTGTCCACGCAGTGACCCTTCGTCATCTTATTAATAACAGTCTACAGACTATCGGTTTAATGGACGCATTCAAGAAACATTTCACAACATTCAAGGATTATGAGTTGAGTGCCGCTGAAATAAAGCTAGTGAAAGAAAATTTGCCACCGTTGCTGTTGCCAGAATGCCCAAACGaatttttagatttagtttccgcatataaaatgaatgtgAACGAGATCAGTGGTGCGGTTGATACACTGGCAAAAATATCGCAAAATAATCCAGATTTAATAGAACGTCTGTTcgataaaaaaattgctcGTCGTCAGCTCATCCCTCAAACGTTTCCGATAAAACAATCCGAAGCATCATACATGAATGCTTTAAGGCACGACGTATCGTTGTTAGATGAAGGAGAAAGTTTTGCCGCTCTAGCCTCTAAGAGACTTACAAATCATGATCGCTTCTTAAAATctttaagaatttatttcaGTGAAACAAACGGCCTCGCTGCTAAGCATCTAACAGCCTTGGAAGACGCCTTTCATCGAAAGCCAAAATCGCGCCTAGTGCGATCTTTAGCAATATTATCATCGAATTACATACTGCTAAAAAGAATACAAGAGATAGAGACAAAAAGTCGAATAATTAAGTCTAAAATTGCACCCGCATTTAAAGTATTAGTGCACAAAACAAAACCACCCGTGGACATCGACGCAGTCGGTTGGAGAGTGTTCGGTGCGAAGGCTGTAGCCAACAGAGTGTTTATCTGCAGATCGATTGCTCTGGAACAATACGTAAAGTCGTGTCTCGAATGGCCCCAAACTTATGGTATTGGCCTGCGACTCGCTCTGAACACCTCGTTTGAAGAAGAAGCATTTACTTATGTATCTGAAAAAAAGCCAATAATCGCTCTTTCCGTGGCTGTGGCCTATTATTTTGCAAATTCCCGCATAATAAAACCCAGTATTTGgaaaattgtgaaaaatattttgttaaatatggACATTTCTAAGTGCCCTAAGAGAACGTATAAAAGTCTTACAAACAATGTTCCGAAGAACATTGAAGCAGAATTTTGGACCATAAGTTACCAAATTAACATAACTTCCATGCGGAACAAAGCTACGTCAGCTCTGTCGAAATTAGAAAAAATTCTGCCGAAAGTTGATCCCGGTTTTATTGGTGAAGTCGTTGAGAATTTCATAAAGAATGATTTGTCGGTCGCTAATCTATTAGACTATGATAAGTTAAGATTATGCGGTATCAGGCCAACGACAAGTTCCCGCGTTTCCAGTAATGTTATGAGTATGTACATGCGTATAACAGCaaagtatttacttttatgtaAGAATGAAAAGGAACAGTtagaaaaaattgaaaacgTTTTAAATCCCTTCTTTGACCGAATTGATGAATCGTGGAAAGAAATACCAGATAAATCTTGCATAGTGGAatttatgaatgaatttttGCGTTCTTTAAAATACACTGAAGTGTTTATAGATACTGAATATACATCGTGTTTGCTaatgtttgaaaaaataatagctCGTCTACACAAGGTAATGGCGCGATTGGAATATTTCGAAAAATTCgtaaaattgcattttattatacttttcttCAAGGCAATAAGAAGTGCTATAGCACAGGatccaaatatatttaaacatgaaaataaagataacGCCATGAAAGTTGTGGGCACTTATTTCGGTCAGTATATGGGAAGTGAAATCAAGGAACTTGTGGCTGAATTCTTCATATCAATTATAGAGATATACAAAGAAGGCCTCACTGAGTTTTTAAAATCCTACATCGGTTACACACCGAGTAAACACAAATTTACGACACCTCTTATAAAAGGCCTagtcaaaaataacaatttagaGGCTCACTTGCTCGCTCAGCATGTCTTCGCTAAAGAATACCATAAAGGATCTGAGCACTATGATGATGTTTTCAATACATTGAAATCGAGTGAGTTTCAAGAagtgcaatttattttattacaaacagATTATATTACAAGAATTTGGTATTGAACATTAAGTtacctatgtatttatgtatgttatttgagaataaagcttttttaatttggttatcactgtgttttatttatccgTCCAcataatcataaatattatatctacaaTATTCTATTAATAACGCAAATTTTGCACCGAGACCTACTGTTAATTTTggaaattttaggtataagtACTGCAAATCTAGATTAAGTAtcctactattattataaatgcgaatatTTGTGGGTTTGTTTGATATTCCTTTACGCAAAAACTgttgaaccgattttcatgaaaattcattgagaattttttttttcgtaaatttcgacattcgcaaggaAATAAAAACCTACGGGGTAGTTGCCGTGTACACTGCAGagtcatgaaatttggtacaatGTAACGTTTTATAACACAGCTGATATGGGAATAATTgcgaaaaatatgaatttttaattagattatttaatttttttttttttacaaattttaactttaacatatgtaatcattttataaaaaagtcaaattaaatttataaaaaaacaaacttataagccaacgcaatcaaaaaATACAGCCATAAATGCTAAAATTTTCGCAAGTTTaattacatcaaaaaatattaaaaaaaatttaaacttttaaatgaaatgaaataaaaatatttttttgcaaataagTGTTCATTATGAGATCAAattgagaaaataaataaataaattaatgaatatttacttattaatacAGAAAATATGAAACGGCCCATATATGGACTCGTATGCAgcgtttgttgtattttttctgtcatatatggcttcgtatgcaattagaaaaaagtagttaactaactaattaataaaataaaaataggtaggtatattccGGGCTAATTTCACACACACGGTTGCTAAGCCCTAAACAAAACTTAGCCTTGTATCCTGAATGCTAAGTCAACTGATATActacatatattttacataaatcctactaatatcataaatgcgaaagtttgttgggtggatgtatgtgtaCATATACACatagagtaacaaacaaacacatgtttgtttgttactctttcacgcaaatactactgaaccgacttcaatgaaatttagcacacataatatagagggtaacttggactaacacataggataggttttatcccggaaatcccacgggaacgggaactatgcggggttttctttgaaaacgcgggcgatgCCGAGGGCGAAATGTTAGTACTTTATATGGATACCTAAATAACACCCAGAATCACAGCCAACTTATACTTCGTGAAATTGCTTAAAACAATTACGTTTGTCAGTATGACATAAAAACACGTTATATTAAACGAAATTGGAACAATATAAGTACTTAGGCATAACTGACGGGCATTCTTCTTCCAAATTGGGTACCTAATGACTAATcctattacttgctctgtgactAATCCCATCAGATCGTACAAtatcaaagtgaaaatctagATGTCTTGCAGGAGTTTTTCGTAGGTTTTTTTTGCGGCAATTGGCGAGTCAGGAATACTGAGGAGACTCCAGAGATGCTGATGTTTCTAAGTTTTTGAGAGACGACCACGTCTTTTGGTACCTAATAAGAGCTTTCCCTGACTTTCGCATTTGCTCTGAAACggctaattaaaaatcatacagtGGCATATAGCATGTCGAGTCTGtatttattgatgatgatTTGATATTTACATGCTTTAAAGTGTCCAGGATCGATACTGGAACAACCAGTGAAAGTATCCTTGAATGCATACCAAGCCACATACACAATTTGacacaatatattttggaCGGAATCAGACGGAATGCATACGAAGCCAAATATAACAGATttggaaaagtacaaaaaaaaaacatgattaaagcaaaaaaaacaaccaaaccaaatgttttaccttattttagaAAGACTAAAGAatgaagttatattttatttcatggcTTTACTCGcctttttgatattgaaatcttaatttgaaaatcacGTTTTTTTCCGCGCACCCAAACCGTCGCACGCGCTAGCGGCTAGACAatctacatataataaatctgtagaagggtcaattctgtacattgaaaatattgaaaaaataactagcagggggtgttactggatcgataccaaacccgaatatgtgattaaaaaaatttttgtctgtctgtctgtctgtctgtctgtatgagaagacatcacgtgaaaactaccggttcgatttcgatgaaacttggtataattataccttattatcctgggcgtaaaataggatactttttatcctggaaaaatacgtagaaaaaaattaatctcaatttttcagttatccatagacgttgttctgtagtaggtaccgcgaacacacgttgcgtattattatagacctagccgtatttgggtccaatagaataagatgtcattgtccgagttactcaaaatggagaaataaaccatccacgcaaagaccgacatccgcgcggacggagtcgcgggcggaagctagtctataatatatatctgaTGCAAccctatatattattatactctttgatCTGATGGATAATAcactgtataaattaattacattccaATTCACGATGAAATGCTATTTAAGATGTTCGGtagttttttagatattgttgATAGTTAgcctataaaaaattcatgaACTTCGTCTTCCACATATGGCTTTGTATGCGGTAAGGGGTTAAATTGATTCCCTtacgaatgtcgaaatttgcgaaaattatCAGCATTTACGGCTATATCTTCTGCTTGCGTTGATATCTGAcgtttgattttattacagCTTTAACCCTTAGCTGGTATCGCCTTTTTTGGCAACACTACCggtatcgtgggtcaaattCTACCCATACCTAACAATCTGTTGTAGAtagtagattttttattatttgtataaaatatggttagataagaaataaaaaaatattttttttacaaaattaactttatttaattttagaatataaaaaaatatcatgttttaCACGCAATTGtaaataaccttattttttgGCACTTTTTGGTTAGTGTgaacttaaaacataaaaaaaaaatataaatgttagaaaaactgtaactacaatatatttatggcacttctcatatctttattataacaaaaaaataaattgcttctgaaatcatcataaaataaaaaaaatgacaaccaAAACCAAAATGACTTTTACCATCAACTATCATCCTCATCTTCTTC encodes:
- the LOC123703768 gene encoding uncharacterized protein LOC123703768: MDSSGQVILVGENLGERHRCLNKLVTETCGKQTYDFPSLPENTPIERIFKIDVANRQKIVNYVLEALKDDDMLYVTRALKSTWLLDTEHRNIINPDYLETVLFPEMIKPAVNKMKHWIQANLKDSERCQIFYEYYKSNFDKSINFLWCCSREFIKGELINIIHKITPKHLARLCDACPQIATIYYEGLKSNRKALTRYLDSELEYFNSLKCLLKMDGNMYLDLVELYFNEYRHSCFSPSLTRYIMKNFKNRFMAKPELYTTQFLNTKTLAVCLSAEECKELVLLLAKAEYIESWFSYKSVEPLIKRLPPDERASFKKLVFGNKTVGDKVKEWPYPTPSPLKLVELDDHIFSNEEHDDYEIDDCEDMNFRRCLKKRKYMQCSMKMEGISCQRQTLLDQLFNRYRITGFAKTFTELSGRLQISNTVEERQSILLVLVSKSGRVPEQVEKLMRMLEERHINEPSNLRAAIVRSFVKRGCIWRASDAVWASMLKFGHGLGLDGGAGDPLCVEGVHAVTLRHLINNSLQTIGLMDAFKKHFTTFKDYELSAAEIKLVKENLPPLLLPECPNEFLDLVSAYKMNVNEISGAVDTLAKISQNNPDLIERLFDKKIARRQLIPQTFPIKQSEASYMNALRHDVSLLDEGESFAALASKRLTNHDRFLKSLRIYFSETNGLAAKHLTALEDAFHRKPKSRLVRSLAILSSNYILLKRIQEIETKSRIIKSKIAPAFKVLVHKTKPPVDIDAVGWRVFGAKAVANRVFICRSIALEQYVKSCLEWPQTYGIGLRLALNTSFEEEAFTYVSEKKPIIALSVAVAYYFANSRIIKPSIWKIVKNILLNMDISKCPKRTYKSLTNNVPKNIEAEFWTISYQINITSMRNKATSALSKLEKILPKVDPGFIGEVVENFIKNDLSVANLLDYDKLRLCGIRPTTSSRVSSNVMSMYMRITAKYLLLCKNEKEQLEKIENVLNPFFDRIDESWKEIPDKSCIVEFMNEFLRSLKYTEVFIDTEYTSCLLMFEKIIARLHKVMARLEYFEKFVKLHFIILFFKAIRSAIAQDPNIFKHENKDNAMKVVGTYFGQYMGSEIKELVAEFFISIIEIYKEGLTEFLKSYIGYTPSKHKFTTPLIKGLVKNNNLEAHLLAQHVFAKEYHKGSEHYDDVFNTLKSSEFQEVQFILLQTDYITRIWY